One genomic segment of Nonomuraea coxensis DSM 45129 includes these proteins:
- a CDS encoding LysR family transcriptional regulator, with translation MEPDIEGLRAFTVAAEELHFGRAGARLFLTQQALSKRIRRLEEALGTRLFRRTTRAVELSEAGRRLLPEAIEAVAAFDRAVRSVRAQDEPLRVDVYDERFTPLRLVREASERDPRVRIELSMRQGLSVALPALRRQEIDAAFGRVHGTPGPWPDELAHRLVHLEPLHAFVPEDHRLAARSVLCPADLREAGIAMPDPAGAAEWRDYLERLAARLGVPLRFNAPAIGLRHLVEQFLAEKAAVGLGEAAIDVTGSGLRRIPIVRPTPLMPWSVVWHRGNPRPLLRAMLRQLRGCAPPARLDPEVWVPEPDRIAAIKIPV, from the coding sequence ATGGAGCCGGACATCGAGGGCCTGCGCGCGTTCACCGTCGCCGCCGAGGAACTGCACTTCGGACGGGCCGGCGCGCGGCTGTTCCTCACCCAGCAGGCGTTGTCGAAGCGGATCCGCCGGCTGGAGGAGGCGTTGGGGACGCGGCTGTTCCGGCGGACGACACGGGCGGTGGAGCTGAGCGAGGCGGGGCGGCGGCTGCTGCCGGAGGCGATCGAGGCGGTCGCCGCGTTCGACCGGGCGGTGCGGTCCGTGCGGGCGCAGGACGAGCCGCTGCGGGTGGACGTCTACGACGAGCGCTTCACGCCGCTGCGGCTGGTGCGCGAGGCGAGCGAACGCGATCCGCGGGTCCGCATCGAGCTGAGCATGCGCCAGGGGCTTTCGGTGGCGCTGCCGGCGCTGCGGCGGCAGGAGATCGACGCGGCGTTCGGACGGGTGCACGGGACGCCGGGGCCGTGGCCGGACGAATTGGCGCACCGGCTGGTGCATCTGGAGCCGCTGCACGCGTTCGTGCCCGAGGATCACCGGCTGGCGGCCAGGAGCGTGCTGTGTCCGGCCGATCTGCGGGAGGCGGGCATCGCGATGCCCGACCCGGCGGGCGCGGCCGAGTGGCGTGACTACCTGGAGCGGCTGGCCGCCCGGCTCGGCGTGCCGCTGCGCTTCAACGCGCCCGCCATCGGCCTGCGGCACCTGGTGGAGCAGTTCCTGGCGGAGAAGGCGGCGGTGGGGCTGGGGGAGGCCGCCATCGATGTGACGGGCAGCGGGCTGCGCCGGATCCCGATCGTCCGGCCGACGCCGCTCATGCCCTGGTCGGTGGTCTGGCACCGGGGCAATCCGCGCCCCCTGCTGCGGGCGATGCTGCGGCAGTTGCGCGGGTGCGCGCCGCCCGCGCGGCTCGACCCGGAGGTGTGGGTGCCGGAGCCGGATCGGATTGCGGCGATAAAAATACCGGTATAG
- the map gene encoding type I methionyl aminopeptidase yields MIELKSAGEIAAMREAGRVVAAVHAAVRDQAAVGVTLRRLDEVARTVIEEAGAGASFLGYHPSFGATPYPGVICTSVNGTMLHGLPTAYRLRDGDLISVDCGAIVDGWHADGTVSFTVGTPRAEDLKLIQVAEETLAAGIEAAVPGGRMGDIGHAMSTVGRGAGYGMQNDFAGHGIGRAMHETPFVPNEARAGRGLRLRPGLVIAIEPSLMAGGGDDYYMADDGWSVCSGDGSRSVHVEHTVAVTADGPVVLTLP; encoded by the coding sequence GTGATCGAGCTGAAGAGCGCCGGGGAGATCGCCGCGATGCGCGAGGCGGGACGGGTGGTGGCCGCCGTGCACGCGGCGGTCCGCGACCAGGCCGCCGTGGGCGTGACGCTGAGGCGGCTCGACGAGGTGGCGCGGACCGTCATCGAGGAGGCCGGGGCCGGGGCGTCGTTCCTGGGCTACCACCCGTCCTTCGGCGCGACGCCGTACCCGGGGGTCATCTGCACCTCGGTCAACGGGACCATGCTGCACGGCCTGCCGACGGCGTACCGGCTGCGCGACGGCGACCTCATCAGCGTGGACTGCGGCGCGATCGTGGACGGCTGGCACGCCGACGGCACCGTGAGCTTCACCGTCGGCACGCCGCGCGCCGAGGACCTCAAGCTCATCCAGGTGGCCGAGGAGACGCTGGCCGCCGGCATCGAGGCGGCCGTGCCCGGCGGCCGGATGGGTGACATCGGCCACGCGATGTCCACCGTGGGGCGCGGCGCCGGCTACGGCATGCAGAACGACTTCGCCGGCCACGGCATCGGCCGGGCGATGCACGAGACGCCGTTCGTGCCGAACGAGGCCCGCGCGGGGCGGGGCCTGCGGCTGCGCCCCGGGCTGGTGATCGCGATCGAGCCGAGCCTGATGGCCGGCGGCGGCGACGACTACTACATGGCGGACGACGGCTGGTCGGTGTGCTCGGGGGACGGCAGCCGCAGCGTTCACGTCGAGCACACGGTGGCCGTGACGGCCGACGGGCCGGTGGTCCTCACCCTCCCCTAA
- a CDS encoding acetolactate synthase large subunit, with protein sequence MTERMTGAQALVRALEHVGVDTVFGIPGGAILPAYDPLYDSVKVRHVLVRHEQGAGHAAEGYAQATGKVGVCMATSGPGATNLVTPLADAFMDSVPIVAITGQVAAPMIGTDAFQEADISGITMPITKHNFLVTDPGDIARTIMEAFHIASTGRPGPVLVDISKDALQSETVFSWPPVMQLPGYRPVTRPHSKQIREAAKLIAESRRPVLYVGGGVHKARASAELLQLAELTNIPVVTTLMARGTFPDGHPQHMGMPGMHGSVAAVGALQKSDLIIGLGVRFDDRVTGQLSTFAPYAKIVHADIDPAEISKNRHADVPIVGDCKEVLTDLIAAVQAGGQKGDYDEWWRLLNGYKQTYPLGYEQFADGSLAPQYVMERLSAIVGPDAYYVAGVGQHQMWASQFIDYENPGTFINSGGLGTMGFAVPAAMGAKMGCPDSTVWAIDGDGCFQMTNQELATCALEGVPIKIAVINNGNLGMVRQWQTLFYDQRYSNTDLQTTRRIPDFVKLADAYGCVGLRCERPEDVDAVIKKAMEINDVPVVIDFVVHQDAMVWPMVAAGTSNDDIKIARDMAPKWENEDE encoded by the coding sequence ATGACCGAACGCATGACAGGTGCACAGGCCCTGGTCAGGGCGCTGGAGCACGTGGGGGTCGACACCGTGTTCGGGATCCCCGGCGGCGCCATCCTGCCCGCCTACGATCCCCTCTACGACTCGGTCAAGGTGCGGCACGTGCTTGTACGGCACGAGCAGGGCGCCGGGCACGCGGCCGAAGGATACGCGCAGGCCACCGGCAAGGTGGGCGTGTGCATGGCGACCAGCGGGCCGGGGGCGACCAACCTGGTGACGCCGCTGGCCGACGCCTTCATGGACTCCGTGCCGATCGTGGCGATCACCGGTCAGGTGGCCGCGCCGATGATCGGCACGGACGCCTTCCAGGAGGCCGACATCTCCGGCATCACCATGCCGATCACCAAGCACAACTTCCTGGTGACGGATCCCGGTGACATCGCCCGTACGATCATGGAGGCGTTCCACATCGCCTCGACCGGGCGGCCAGGGCCGGTGCTCGTGGACATCTCGAAGGACGCGCTGCAGTCCGAGACGGTCTTCTCGTGGCCGCCGGTCATGCAGCTGCCCGGCTACCGCCCGGTGACCCGGCCGCACTCCAAGCAGATCCGCGAGGCGGCCAAGCTGATCGCCGAGTCCAGGCGGCCGGTCCTCTACGTCGGCGGCGGCGTCCACAAGGCGCGCGCCTCGGCGGAGCTGCTGCAGCTGGCCGAACTGACGAACATCCCCGTCGTCACCACCCTGATGGCGAGGGGCACCTTCCCCGACGGCCACCCGCAGCACATGGGCATGCCCGGCATGCACGGCAGCGTCGCGGCGGTCGGCGCGCTGCAGAAGTCCGACCTGATCATCGGGCTGGGCGTGCGGTTCGACGACCGGGTGACCGGCCAGCTCTCGACGTTCGCCCCCTACGCGAAGATCGTCCACGCCGACATCGACCCGGCCGAGATCTCCAAGAACCGCCACGCCGACGTGCCGATCGTCGGCGACTGCAAGGAGGTCCTCACCGACCTCATCGCGGCCGTCCAGGCCGGCGGGCAGAAGGGCGACTACGACGAGTGGTGGCGGCTGCTCAACGGCTACAAGCAGACCTACCCGCTGGGTTACGAGCAGTTCGCCGACGGCTCGCTGGCTCCTCAATACGTCATGGAGCGGCTGAGCGCGATCGTCGGGCCGGACGCCTACTACGTGGCCGGCGTCGGCCAGCACCAGATGTGGGCCTCGCAGTTCATCGACTACGAGAACCCCGGCACGTTCATCAACTCCGGCGGCCTCGGCACGATGGGCTTCGCCGTCCCGGCCGCGATGGGCGCCAAGATGGGCTGCCCGGACAGCACGGTGTGGGCCATCGACGGCGACGGCTGCTTCCAGATGACCAACCAGGAGCTCGCCACCTGTGCCCTGGAGGGCGTGCCGATCAAGATCGCCGTCATCAACAACGGCAACCTCGGCATGGTCCGCCAGTGGCAGACGCTCTTCTACGACCAGCGCTACTCCAACACCGACCTGCAGACGACGCGCCGGATCCCCGACTTCGTCAAGCTGGCCGACGCCTATGGTTGTGTTGGTCTCAGGTGCGAGCGTCCCGAGGACGTGGACGCCGTCATCAAGAAGGCCATGGAGATCAACGATGTGCCCGTCGTGATCGACTTCGTCGTCCACCAGGACGCGATGGTCTGGCCGATGGTCGCCGCGGGCACCAGCAACGACGACATCAAGATCGCCCGGGACATGGCGCCGAAGTGGGAGAACGAAGATGAGTAG
- the ilvC gene encoding ketol-acid reductoisomerase: MYYDDQADLSIIQGRHVAVLGYGSQGHAHALSLRDSGVDVRVGLPEGSKSREKAENDGLRVVTPAEAVEEANLTMILAPDHVQRDLYAQHVAPNLVEGDALFFGHGLNIRYGLIEAPEGVDVCMVAPKGPGHLVRRQFEAGRGVPCLVAVEKDASGKALDLALSYAKGIGGTRAGALRTTFKEETETDLFGEQAVLCGGVSELIKAGFDTLIEAGYQPEVAYFECLHEMKLIVDLMYEGGISKMYWSVSDTAEYGGYTRGPRVVTEETRQEMRRILGEIQDGSFARELVDEFDSGQKKFQQYRDELAEDAIEKTGAKLRPMMSWLKG, encoded by the coding sequence ATCTACTACGACGACCAGGCCGACCTGTCGATCATCCAGGGACGCCACGTGGCCGTGCTGGGGTACGGCAGCCAGGGCCACGCCCACGCGCTCTCCCTGCGTGACTCCGGCGTCGACGTGCGCGTCGGCCTGCCCGAGGGCTCCAAGAGCCGCGAGAAGGCGGAGAACGACGGCCTGCGCGTCGTCACCCCGGCCGAGGCCGTCGAGGAGGCCAACCTCACGATGATCCTCGCGCCGGACCACGTCCAGCGTGACCTCTACGCCCAGCACGTGGCGCCCAACCTGGTCGAGGGCGACGCCCTCTTCTTCGGCCACGGCCTCAACATCCGCTACGGCCTCATCGAGGCCCCCGAGGGCGTCGACGTCTGCATGGTCGCCCCCAAGGGCCCCGGCCACCTCGTGCGCCGCCAGTTCGAGGCCGGCCGCGGCGTGCCCTGTCTCGTCGCCGTCGAGAAGGACGCCTCCGGCAAGGCGCTGGACCTGGCGCTGTCGTACGCCAAGGGCATCGGCGGCACCCGCGCCGGCGCGCTGCGCACCACGTTCAAGGAGGAGACGGAGACCGACCTGTTCGGCGAGCAGGCCGTGCTCTGCGGCGGCGTGTCCGAGCTCATCAAGGCGGGCTTCGACACCCTCATCGAGGCGGGCTACCAGCCCGAGGTCGCCTACTTCGAGTGCCTGCACGAGATGAAGCTCATCGTCGACCTCATGTACGAGGGCGGCATCTCCAAGATGTACTGGTCGGTCTCCGACACCGCCGAGTACGGCGGCTACACCCGCGGGCCGCGCGTCGTCACCGAGGAGACCCGCCAGGAGATGCGCCGCATCCTCGGCGAGATCCAGGACGGGTCGTTCGCGCGCGAGCTGGTCGACGAGTTCGACAGCGGCCAGAAGAAGTTCCAGCAGTACCGCGACGAGCTGGCCGAGGACGCCATCGAGAAGACGGGCGCCAAGCTGCGTCCGATGATGAGCTGGCTCAAGGGCTGA
- a CDS encoding DUF1707 and FHA domain-containing protein has translation MSSTPPPFRASDGERDRAIDELKVRAVEGRISHDTFVGRVDQALRARSQHELDELVADLPRRPTFRQRLTDAVSSVSEFTTKLQSAWRRPRLPRLALPDDERVRYVVGRGSACDLVLSDLTVSRVHAELRRDDEGRWVLVDLGSLNGTRLNGWRLVGPARVTPGDEVSFGDCGFLLTSGVPTA, from the coding sequence ATGAGCTCGACCCCTCCACCTTTCCGCGCCTCCGACGGGGAACGCGACCGCGCGATCGACGAGCTCAAGGTCCGCGCGGTGGAGGGCCGCATCTCCCACGACACCTTCGTCGGCCGGGTCGACCAGGCGCTGCGCGCCCGCAGTCAGCACGAGCTCGACGAGCTGGTGGCCGACCTGCCGCGGCGGCCCACGTTCCGTCAGCGGCTGACCGACGCGGTGTCGTCGGTGTCGGAGTTCACCACCAAGCTCCAGTCCGCCTGGCGGCGGCCCCGGCTGCCCCGGCTCGCGCTGCCCGACGACGAGCGGGTGCGTTACGTCGTGGGGCGGGGCTCGGCCTGCGACCTCGTGCTGTCCGACCTGACCGTCTCCCGGGTCCACGCCGAGCTGCGGCGTGACGACGAGGGCCGGTGGGTGCTGGTCGACCTGGGCTCGCTCAACGGCACCCGGCTCAACGGCTGGCGGCTGGTGGGGCCGGCGCGGGTGACGCCGGGCGACGAGGTGTCCTTCGGCGACTGCGGCTTCCTGCTGACGTCCGGGGTGCCGACGGCCTGA
- a CDS encoding MBL fold metallo-hydrolase, translating to MKIERIRPELHLLLPEFGQMYLWADEDGLTLVDTGIATSGAAVAAALRELGFRTEDVRRVVLTHFHEDHAGGAAEIAGWGDVTVLAHRLEAPVIRGERPAPPPRFTDQERVLHQELGAHLLPPAPACRVDRELEDGDVIGFGGGARVIHTPGHTDGSIAVHLPEQGVLFTGDTVAHVDGQVMPGVFNLDRDEMLRSFRRLAGVDARLACVGHGAPVTDAHAALSAAAAAL from the coding sequence ATGAAGATCGAGCGGATCCGTCCCGAGCTGCACCTGCTGCTGCCGGAGTTCGGTCAGATGTATCTGTGGGCCGACGAGGACGGGCTCACCCTCGTCGACACCGGCATCGCCACCTCCGGCGCCGCAGTGGCGGCCGCCCTGCGCGAGCTCGGCTTCCGTACCGAGGACGTCAGGCGGGTCGTGCTCACGCACTTCCACGAGGACCACGCCGGAGGAGCGGCCGAGATCGCCGGCTGGGGTGACGTCACCGTGCTGGCCCACCGGCTGGAGGCGCCGGTGATCCGCGGCGAGCGGCCCGCGCCCCCGCCCCGGTTCACCGATCAGGAACGGGTCCTCCACCAGGAGCTGGGAGCCCACCTGCTGCCTCCCGCGCCCGCCTGCCGGGTGGACCGCGAGCTGGAGGACGGCGACGTGATCGGCTTCGGCGGCGGCGCCCGGGTGATCCACACCCCCGGGCACACCGACGGCAGCATCGCCGTCCACCTGCCTGAGCAGGGAGTGCTGTTCACCGGCGACACGGTCGCGCACGTCGACGGGCAGGTCATGCCCGGCGTGTTCAACCTCGACCGCGACGAGATGCTGCGCTCCTTCCGGCGGCTCGCCGGGGTGGACGCGCGGCTCGCCTGCGTCGGCCACGGCGCGCCCGTCACGGACGCCCACGCCGCACTCAGCGCGGCCGCCGCGGCGCTCTGA
- the dacB gene encoding D-alanyl-D-alanine carboxypeptidase/D-alanyl-D-alanine endopeptidase, whose translation MRRTSASLVAGALVAALAWASGPSSPAVALDPAAGVADLTQDLNQILSDSRLTIARAGVVVKSASTGEELYATDAGKQLIPASNTKLFTSAAAVETLGLDYRFPTTVLGAGRKAGSVLAGDLVLRGTGDPTMLAADYDALAAEVAAAGVKVVTGRLVADDTWFDSQLLGNDWTWDDETAYYAAPISALTASPDRDYDAGSVIVSVAADGGKVKVSTTPETDYLKIVNKATAGAETDVLIERLHGTRTVVITGTVADPYQEWVAVDDPTAYVSTLFRASLAKHGVKVLGGTATGAAPDGAKELARHESMTLGELLVPFMKLSNNIHAEILTKAMGRKVAGQGTWSAGLKVSTDFAKANGVQVINMRDGSGLSRRDGFSPGSIVQLLTAVRGKPWFPTWYAALPIAGNADRFVGGTLRSRMRGTPAAGNVHAKTGSLTGVTSLSGYVTSADGEPLVFSIMLNQYLSGSPKDIEDKIAVRLAQFTRAAAADAPAQLRSAAEGQAGDLECSWLKPVQC comes from the coding sequence ATGCGGCGCACCTCAGCCTCCCTCGTCGCGGGCGCGCTCGTCGCGGCCCTCGCGTGGGCGTCCGGCCCGTCCTCACCCGCCGTCGCCCTGGACCCCGCGGCCGGCGTTGCCGATCTCACCCAGGACCTCAACCAGATCCTCAGCGACTCCCGGCTCACCATCGCCCGCGCGGGCGTCGTGGTGAAGAGCGCCTCCACCGGCGAGGAGCTGTACGCCACCGACGCCGGCAAGCAGCTCATCCCGGCGTCCAACACCAAGCTGTTCACCTCGGCCGCCGCCGTGGAGACGCTCGGCCTCGACTACCGCTTCCCGACCACCGTGCTCGGCGCGGGCCGCAAGGCGGGCTCGGTCCTCGCCGGCGACCTCGTGCTGCGCGGCACCGGCGACCCGACCATGCTGGCCGCCGACTACGACGCCCTCGCCGCCGAGGTCGCCGCGGCCGGCGTCAAGGTCGTCACCGGCCGCCTCGTGGCCGACGACACCTGGTTCGACTCCCAGCTGCTCGGCAACGACTGGACGTGGGACGACGAGACCGCCTACTACGCGGCCCCGATCTCCGCGCTCACCGCCTCGCCCGACCGCGACTACGACGCCGGATCGGTGATCGTCTCCGTGGCCGCCGACGGCGGCAAGGTCAAGGTGTCGACGACGCCCGAGACCGACTACCTGAAGATCGTCAACAAGGCCACGGCGGGCGCCGAGACCGACGTGCTCATCGAGCGCCTGCACGGCACCCGCACGGTCGTCATCACCGGCACGGTGGCGGACCCGTACCAGGAGTGGGTGGCCGTGGACGACCCCACCGCCTACGTCTCCACGCTGTTCCGCGCCTCGCTCGCCAAGCACGGCGTGAAGGTGCTCGGCGGCACCGCCACGGGGGCCGCGCCCGACGGGGCCAAGGAGCTGGCCAGGCACGAGTCGATGACGCTGGGCGAGCTGCTGGTGCCCTTCATGAAGCTGAGCAACAACATCCACGCCGAGATCCTCACCAAGGCCATGGGCCGCAAGGTCGCCGGCCAGGGCACGTGGTCGGCCGGACTCAAGGTCTCCACCGACTTCGCCAAGGCGAACGGCGTGCAGGTCATCAACATGCGGGACGGCTCGGGGCTGTCGCGCCGCGACGGGTTCTCGCCCGGCTCGATCGTCCAGCTCCTGACCGCCGTACGCGGCAAGCCGTGGTTCCCCACCTGGTACGCGGCCCTGCCCATCGCGGGCAACGCCGACCGCTTCGTGGGCGGCACCCTGCGCAGCCGGATGCGCGGCACCCCGGCCGCCGGCAACGTCCACGCGAAGACCGGCTCCCTGACCGGCGTGACGTCGCTGTCGGGCTACGTGACCAGCGCAGACGGCGAGCCGCTGGTCTTCTCGATCATGCTGAACCAGTACCTGTCGGGCTCGCCGAAGGACATCGAGGACAAGATCGCGGTACGGCTCGCGCAGTTCACCCGCGCCGCCGCCGCCGACGCTCCGGCCCAGCTCCGCTCGGCGGCCGAGGGGCAGGCGGGCGACCTGGAGTGCTCGTGGCTGAAGCCCGTCCAGTGCTGA
- the ilvN gene encoding acetolactate synthase small subunit, translating into MSRHTLSVLVENKPGVLARVSALFSRRGFNIDSLAVGPTEHADISRMTIVVSVEELPLEQVTKQLNKLVNVLKIVELDPSQSVQRELTLIKVKADAESRSHVLELVQLFRARCVDVATDAVTIEVTGTPDKLDAFVKVLEPFGIKELVQSGMVAVGRGARSITDRSLRALDRTA; encoded by the coding sequence ATGAGTAGGCACACGCTGTCCGTGCTTGTCGAGAACAAGCCGGGCGTGCTGGCGCGCGTGTCCGCGTTGTTCAGCCGGCGCGGCTTCAACATCGACTCGCTGGCCGTCGGGCCCACCGAGCACGCCGACATCTCACGCATGACCATCGTCGTGAGCGTCGAGGAGCTGCCCCTCGAACAGGTGACCAAGCAGCTCAACAAGCTCGTCAACGTGCTCAAGATCGTCGAGCTGGACCCGTCGCAGTCCGTGCAGCGCGAGCTGACGCTCATCAAGGTCAAGGCCGACGCCGAGAGCCGCTCGCACGTGCTGGAGCTCGTCCAGCTCTTCCGCGCCCGCTGCGTGGACGTGGCCACGGACGCGGTGACCATCGAGGTCACCGGCACTCCCGACAAGCTCGACGCCTTCGTCAAGGTCCTTGAGCCGTTCGGGATCAAAGAACTCGTCCAGTCGGGCATGGTGGCCGTCGGCCGCGGTGCCCGTTCCATCACCGACCGGTCCCTCAGGGCACTGGACCGTACCGCCTGA
- a CDS encoding VOC family protein, whose protein sequence is MACRISELIIPCRDPRGLAAFWCEVLDFVVLDTEADGSVEVGPREGFGGLQPTLIFSPATEPKTGPLRMHFDVNATDRDQDAELERLLSLGARPADVGQTGEESWHVLADPEGNEFCLLRARLS, encoded by the coding sequence ATGGCTTGTCGCATCTCCGAACTGATCATCCCTTGTCGGGACCCGCGCGGTCTGGCCGCGTTCTGGTGTGAGGTGCTGGACTTCGTGGTCCTCGACACCGAGGCCGACGGCTCGGTGGAGGTCGGTCCACGGGAAGGGTTCGGCGGGCTGCAGCCGACCCTGATCTTCAGCCCTGCCACCGAGCCCAAGACGGGCCCGCTGCGGATGCACTTCGACGTCAACGCGACCGACCGCGACCAGGACGCCGAGCTCGAACGCCTGCTGAGCCTCGGGGCCCGCCCGGCCGACGTCGGCCAGACCGGCGAGGAGTCCTGGCACGTGCTGGCCGACCCCGAGGGCAACGAGTTCTGCCTGCTGCGCGCCCGCCTGAGCTGA